The stretch of DNA TTCTTCAATAAATGATAAAAACGTGAATGCTTGTGTGTTCAGAATGAGAAGAACCCTCTTCAGAGTTTATTTTATGTGAGAATCTTACTACTGATTATCTGAAtgtaaaagaattttaaaaaggtgTTAACTGGGTGCATCACAGAAATGCCAAGCCTCATAGTTTTTTAGTACGTGTTTCAAaccctcctttctttcttacaCTCAAGAGAAGACTTGAGTTCTGGGATGCAACCTGCACTGAAATGACTTTGCTATTGCAAAGGCTGGATTCAGGTTAACAGTCTGTCAGGTAAATTATTCATCGCTTAATTGGCAGTAGCAACACATGGCTATAGAACAGCTCTGATTTATGCGAGGGGTTGTTCATGGCTGAGTCAAAGGAGCTGTTTGTGCGTGTGATTCCCGGCTAGATTGCTTGGCCTGATCTGGCAGGGATTTAAGCACATGTTTAATTTCACAGTTGTCAACAGTTCTGCTGAAAACCAAATTGGGATCAGGCCTCTGTTATTCTAAGCCACTGTATGTGCCCACACATGGAGAAGTAGTTCTGGTTTCACAGCTAAAACAACAGCTTTCAatttaatatgttttatttaattttaggtTGTGTTTAAGTTTCTGAGACTGTTTGTTGTTCTTACGCcactttttttctaattgcagTCATCCATGCTAAAGTAAAAAGTGTGGAAAAGGGGAACTGCAATGAGATAACAACCATGGTTGAAGTAAAAGACATTCTGAAGTCTTCAATGCCGATTCCTCTGTCCCAAGTGCCTCTTATTACCAATTCCTCCTGCCAGTGCCCACctctgcagctgaagcaggatGTCCTCATCATGTGCTACGAGTGGCGCTCAAGGTGAGCACTTGCTGTGCAGTTCAGAAAGGTGTTATTGCTGGCTgtggtgggagggaaggagggacagcacagctcCTTTTCTGGTCACGAGCCTGGTTGGCAAGCCTATAGTCAATATTACACCTACATGTTTCAATTACCTTTGCGATTAACTTTTTCCATGTAGTTAATTTCAGTTCTAGCCCACAGCATGGTGTTACAAAACCTGGCTCACAGATGGAGTGCAACCCCCGGTATCATTTGGTGCTGGTGGCATGCTGCTTAAAGCACCTCCAGCTGTTTGGCAGGGTGTTTTAGGACCACTGGCCACTGGCGTGAGAGGCTTCATACTCTATGAGCCCAATGGTGGTCCGTGCTGGTAGGACTGCTGGTAGGACTGTGCGGTGGCTCAAGGGAAAGCAGAGTTCTGCCTTACTAGCTCGGGGGGGATGGACGGACaggagctgagggagctggcagagcagctgcagtCAGGGCCAGGCCTTCTCTTCTGGCCTATCCATACTTCGGACCGATGCCATCAGCGAGATGTTTCTGATCCCACAACTGCGCTGGGACCGGCCAAAGATGCAGCCACTGGAGCTCTCCTGCCTGGATGGCAGATGAAAAGTAAATACTCTCAGTGCAGCTTGCCAGTTCTGCTGTAagattaaaagacaaaacaaaactaacttTACCAGACCTTGCCTCTGGCAGTCAGCCTAGCCCCAGGCACAGAAGGAAATCCAGCATGCTGGTCTGGAGCAGAAGGAGTGATGCACTGCaggatgcttttctttctgggtTCTCGAGGCAGAAGGCGACATCCCATCCCTGTTAGCACCCCAAGGGCACCAGTAGCAACAGATTCCAACAGGACAGGTTGTGGTGTGATAGGTACTTTGGTTTCCATGCTGTGGGTTGGAGGTaaatttttttgtaaaatgttcAAGCTATTTTTGCATATGGCTGATAATGGAATACGTGCAGCTCTAAGGATCATAAAACTTTTGCATGAAGAGCTTGATGGGCCATAACTGTATTTTCAGTCATGATATTTTAGAAGTCTTTTACAGGCATTTCTAACAGTTGTCATCTCATACCTTATTACCATaacttgtatatatatatatatatatatatatatatatatatatatatattgtgtgtgAGCTAATGGGCTTGCAAACATTATATTATTATGAGTATTTTTATTATCACATAACAGCTTGGCCCTCCAGATCTGGAAGTATTTCACAGAGATTAATTTAGAGCCCTCTACTTGTGTTGGCCACGTTAGAGAGAGATACCCTGGGTCAGGCAGAAAAGGTATGACCAAGATACCTATTGAGGAGCTCTGAGCTGCAGAGCTTTGCCAGAGCAGACCCTCAGGAGGTTCTTAGGGGGAAGAGATTTCAGAAGTGAAAGATCCCAATCAGCTTCTCCCCTACTATGGAGAAAACACAGCGATCTCTAAATATTTTGTGATGGTTTTTAAAGGTCACTgaggtttttaattttatatggATTTGCAAAAGAAACATAAGCTATTATATGTGTTTCCTGTTGAACTCAGTGGTATGTAAACGGTAGGTTTTGAGTTACagtagctttttaaaaacatgtcaGAGGCAAAATGGGAGGAAGCTGCAGCCTTCCCAAAGTCAATAGCGAAACACCCCTTTCCCATCAGTAGGAATAGGATTTCACTAGATAACTTGACCTGAGCAGGAGCTGCATCAGGTTGTCCATCAGGTGTACATCGTGTCACAGTTTCATTCATCGTGCTGTGGCCATGCCTTCAGTCCTGTACATTAATTCTCCAACCTCTCCTTGGAACAAAGAGGAGATGTGGATCATGTCAGTCTTGGTTCTCCAGGGCTTTAAAACACTCATTAAGTAGCTATGAGTAGCAAATACATAATACCATCCTAGTGTACATGTATTTGTAGGTATTAATGGAGACAATTATAAGTGGTTATGTAATGTTACCATTTGTCAGAGGAGCTGTATGATGTGGTGCATATTAACCTACCTTTTTTTCCAACTCAGAAGTCAAATGCATTCATTTAAACTGCTcttctacacacacacacacacacacacaaacatatatAGTGGACATAAGCAGAAATCTATGTGAAAGACATTTAAACAGTTTCACAAGATGTTACCCAACCCATCACTTTTTGCTAACAGCAATCAAGACAGGACAATTTTCCACCACTGAATAGTTGCAGGTGAAGACAGAGGGCTCTAAATGTTTTCTCAGTACTACTTATGTGCTGTAGTTTTGGCTATAAAACCTGAAGGAAAGTGATggcttttatgtttatttatttatttattgtttgtttgtttcttgaaaGTCTGAAATATGTTTCTGCCCATCTTCCTATATCAGTACCAGTATCCAATGGTTTGTTTCAACCTCAACCAGTGCAAATTCATCTGGAATGACATCTCAGGAATCAAAACTAGAACTATATGTAACATctattatttcttaattttcaggTTGATGCTTCTTGATGGATGTCTAGTTGAAAAATGGAAGGATCAACTAAACAAAAGATTTAAGGTAAATACAATCAGAGAAAAGAATGCTGATATTCTTGATAAAAGTTAAAcatctttgtgcattttttGTCATTGAATATCTTGCTTGACATTCAGATATGTAGAACACCTCTGGGTATTATTACTTTCACTTCAACATTTTAATACCTCCAAAAGTCAGGTTATTTTTCTATGCGTACTTACATATAAATGTaagtgaaaatgagaaaattttagtcttttattttagagtctctaacattttatttctattttatttgcaaactGTCCCTAAGTAGTATGTTGGATGATTTTTGTGTGAGCTCTCATTACAACAGTTATGCTAGGACTTTCCTTTATAATCACTGCTAAGTGAAGTAACTGCCAGGTGATATGCAGATGAATATATAGTACACACTATGTAAGAAGAGTAGTTAAAATCCTGATAAATGGGCTTTGCTGCATTAAAGACTGCAGGCTTGAGACACAGACTTCTCACCAGCTATTTCCAACTGAAGACCCACTGAAAGTATTGAGCATCTTCTCACTGTTTTCTAGGAATATGGAGGGAAAAGTCTATACTACAGCAACCTGTGAGACAGAGGCAGCAGATTCCCTCACTTGTTATCACTCCCTGCTTGTAAACTCTTTCTAATGGAAAGAAGGGGTTCCTCACACTTttagagatgaaagaaaattatttctgtatttcagaaaaggtTTCAGAGCCTTAAAGATATGTAGGTTTACGGACTTTAATTATGGCCCATGgatagatgttaggaggaaaagGGTTACATGTTTACTTCAGTAGGAGCTTTTAGATTATGTAGCAACTTCTTGCTGGGAACTGTATGATGCTTTTATCATTCCCCCTTTCTCCTCTTTTACTCATGTTAAACCTatgtgtgaaaaagaaaatgtgatttaattttttaaaaaataaatatattgcaaTTGCAGGTGATACCAGATGGGATTTAGGAGAATACTGACACATGACTTGGACTCCTGAAATCCGTTAGCTGTAAACTTAATGGCCTGTTGCTGGCAGACAATGTGTTTTAGTGGGCTCCTCACactgttttttcatttctaattgTATCCTGAAACCTGGTTGGACATTTATTTGCAGACTGTCAAAATAGATGCATGACTGCAAAACAAACTATCTCTCAAAGCATGTGTCTTTCCTTCTGATACTAATAGCTTCATAAATTAAATCCTCATTTAAACATGTTTGAGTGGGACACGCCTAAATGCTGGCTGatagttttcattttatgaagATGTGTATAATGACTGTGACTACATGAATATAGCCACCACGGAGCTAGGTGTTGCAATCTTTCCTTCTGAAGACTTGCATCTTTTGTCTCTGAAGACTTGCATCCAACATTTATCTTGAGTTACAGCTTAAAGTGAATGTTTTCAGTGGTCTGTGGACCACATAAGACTGCTACACATCTCTTAACATAATCACAGCATGGCTGATCTCTTCTCTAGCCAGGCCAAGAGTCTGAGTAGCAACAAGGTcaatgcagagaaaataaacaggaaagctgcagagcatttctcttcctctgatCACTGGCTGGGCAAAGCCCCTATCTTTGTTTCAGACAAGAAAGTTCATTATTAGAGGGGAAAGGTGAGACCCCCTCCAGCTTCTACTATCTACCTTACTTTCCTTAAAACAAGTGTTTCTCTTCCTAATGGTGAAAGACTGCAATATCTGCCACGGTGTTGTGGATCTCTCCATACTTTGAACCACCTAACCACTTAACCTCTCTTCAAAAACCTGTTTTCTAGCCACTGTACTTTGGGGTTTGGTAGTCTAGTGTGCTCATTGACCTAACTGCTTTCCAAAATTTCTCCAGGATGCTACTGAGTAAAGCTGCAGATACATTATTCACAATTGCAGacttttcttaggaaaactCAAGTAGCACCTTCAATAAGACAACAAATAATAGTTTTGCAAAATGAGTCCCTGGAAGCAGACCCTGTCTTTTTGATGGCATGATGCCTACTTCCCTGGATTTCTGGAAAGGCACAAGAAGCACGCTCACTCGCAGCATGCAGCCAAGATGTGCAGTTGTCATTTTCATCAGCTGATATTGTGGAAATTCCCCCACCCAAGAATATGTCAGGTTCCCACTACAGCCAGCATACATAGTACATACTGAGATCAATGGCTCTGCAGAACAGAGCACAAAAATATTAAGACTGGTATCAATGGTGCTGGAAAGTTATAAGATACAATTATTTATGGCAATGTCTTTCTCTAACTCATCCTCTTTTTCTGCCCTTCCACAGAGGTGGGAACAGAGACTGCAAGAACAAAAGCTGCGAATGGCCCGCAGtaagaaccaaaatgcagggcGCAGTGGTCGGAGCGGGCCCCCAAAACCAGCAACCAAGAACACCAACCCACTGGTCAGTGGCCCCAAAAAGGCCACTAAACCGAGAAATGGCCAGAAAGAAGCCAATGCTAAAAAAGTATGAGTATGACGTTTCCAAAAGGAAAGACTTTTCTTGTATGATGAGGGTCACAATCTGGCTTGACTGGCATGTTTTATTAATCCAGAACTCATCGACTTAAAAACTCACTGCAGTTTCTACATAGACATTTTTGctgcactttatttttaaaggttcgCTTTTCCTTTCAAGCCACTGCAAGCCATAGAGCATAGGTTTGCACTAAGATGTGGTAGGCATATTCAGGCTGACTGAGCTTTACCTTGGGGTTCTGATTTGCAGTTCTAGATGGCTCTACCTTGGCTGCTAGAAGTTTTATCCCCATGTCCAGGTTGCCTGCCCTGTTACCCtccagaggctgggagagctgtgtGGTGCCCCTCTTCTCTGCTCAGAAAGTAGTCTTGGCAGTTGGGTGTGTTAGCTGGAGGGTTAGTCTGGGTCAGCCTGGTGAGTTGGGGACCATGGCAGCCGAGGAGCAGTAGAGAGATGGTAACTtaaagcagagagctggggcAGTAACTACTCCAGCTGCCAGAGCTGAATCTATCTGCTGTTTGGAATCATGGCCCTTGTTCAGAGCATTCAAAAGCATAGCTTACCAATAAGCATCTGGGTATGCATTatgtgattattattttttatgtgtgtgcCAGAAATATGCTCACAGTGTTAGCATTTGAGTTCTTGAGTTTGTGTAGCAAAAATGCATTGAAAgcaaactaatttttttttattgtacttCAGGCTGGCTTCTGTTGTtataatttcaaatatatttaaacatctaattgaaaaatcagtattttttaaaacgACATATTAAAGTGAAGCAGATCtgcaaaattctttaaaatagcACATATTTTTGCTGTAATATAGCTTTGTTACAAAAACTGGAAGAGAAGCATTATTGTAAACAAAACTGACAGCTACTGTACAGTATTAAAGAAAAGATAAGGCTTTGTGTGGCTCCATGTTCACTTGGATCATTTTTTATCATTTGATACTGTATTTCTAAATCTTGCTCTGATAccaaatacacaaataaataaatagataaataaataagtaagatGGCTTGTTCCTATTCATGAACTTCTCAAAACAACTGTCTAGCTGCAGTTTTGCAGATCGTAAGGTAACATTCACCCTGCAATATGTCACAGGCAAAGCAGATGCTACTATTTATGTACTAAGATTTACTgcccttttaaaaatagcaaaggTCATATAAGCCTAACTGGCATTATACAAGATGTCATTTATGCTGTTCCTGTCCAGGCTCTACCTGGAGAAGGCAGTACAGCTAGCACAGTCAGATTTCTGTTAACAAATAAGGAGATTTCCCTCATCGACATCATAAAAGTTCATGATGAATGTCTAAAAGACCTTCAAGAATTACTACAGCAAAACTAAGGTCTAGTCATGATATTTCTAATATCTATAAAGCAAACCTGCTGTTTATAATGTAGAGATGGTCTacatcagaaaattaaaaaaaaagagttctgtgTAGGTTAACGCAGAGTTAAAGCTGATCATGCCAATATGTTGATCTATGTTATTACAAGATTTCCAATGAAATTTGCATacatgaattttaaaacagagTATGCCATAGTGATTTTGGTAGTAGCATTAACACATTTGGCAATATGCTAAACACAGGCCAAAGACATAAATTGCAAGTTAAAATGCTTAAAACAGAGGGACAGGAGTGGTagagaaaaattgaaaaacagCATGCAGCGTAgttcagggaaaacaaacaaacaaacacaatgcAGGTTACATGGTCATTGGTTGTGTTTTGAACTGTCAGCTAAAATATGCGAAGGTCAGCATTTGTATGTAGGTCCTTCCCGCTAATTCTGGGCAGATGCAGAAATTTATCTCTACAGAACATCTGCAGAATTGGATCCAAAATTCAATCCAGGTGTCAGAAATGCTGAGCATATGCTGCATCCATTGACTTCAATGAGAATTGTGTGTATTTATGTCTAAAAAAAACCAGACCACAAACTTTGGTGCCTAATTACAGACTACAGGTGTAATCTTAATCCTGTTTGATGAAATGGAAAAGCTGAAACTGAAATCAAAGGAGACAGAATTTCACTGCAGGTGACTAAACTAGGCAAGTTTGAAAATGATAACTTAAGTAAGCATGTTCTAAAAGATCAGTATGATTGGAaagtttctaaaataattttttatacTGTGTAGCAGGAGATCTTTGATCAACAACAATACTGATACCAATTTAAATATCAAATTGCTGTAGAAGGATATCCATTAAAACTGAATGACAGTCCTACCAATGTGATGTTGaaacaacaaatacaaaagTCATAATATTTCACTTTGACAAGTTTTATTGTGAATATAGCCCAGTGTGGTCATTGAATGAACCTTTTGGAACAGCTAGCTAGACTTCATAGCAACTTTgcatactgtttttttttctactgttaaaataaaaccttcttCATTTTTTGATATCAAAgaagtaaaatgcaaaaattattttctacagAGAATTTTCAGCAATCCTGTTGTAAGCTACCATCATTACACTAAGGTTTTCATTATGCTGGTATAAACTTTTATGTACCAAGCCTAGTATTTCCAAATTCCTTGACATATTTATGTATGCTGACTTAGGTAGACTTTTATTCTGATGTGGTAAAAATACTGAAGATGGAAAGGCAATACAACAAAAAGCAGGAGATAGCACAATATAAAGAACAGATGTGCGAACAGGAGAAATGGATTATTAAGGTAGTGTGTCCTCCCAGAataattttctctattttttttttttatgaagccATGAATCAAACCAATTCAGTACTAATATAATTCACTCTAGTTTGAAAATCTCTTACACATATTAATTCACTGTGACATCCAATGCTGGCTGAGTCCAGATCCAGACCATCTCTGTCCTCCAGCCTGCTGCCCTTCCCTTACAAAGGTGCGAAGCAGATGTTGGATCAGCAAGGGCTGTTCAAGCAGGCAAGTGCATCCTCCTCCACCCTCATATGGCCAGCTCACCACTTCTGCGCCCTCACATGTGGCAAAACGTCAGACTTGGCTCTCCTGGTGCACATCCGTAGCCGTATGTAGTCACTGCCATGTTAGTGCACCCTGGCACCAGAGTCACAAAACACAGATTTAGCAGAGTAGACAATAAGTGTCTATTGAGAGAAGGAAGTAATTATTGTAGCCATTTACAGCTGAAAAATTAGCAGGCCAAAACTTGAAGtgtcaaattctttttcttgttattaTAGCTGCCTTCCTACtgaggggctttttttttttttttttttttttttaatgtaaaataaaaatggcctGGAACATTGAACAGATGTTTCTAGAGAGTGTCTTGCTACCTCCCACACACGTGTACCCGGTTTAGTAAGAACTGCCATTGAATATTTTTACTGAATGTTCTAACCTCAATTCCAAAAGAAtgaaacctgaaaaaatatttgctctaaTTGTGAATAATTGGCACTATTTTAGAAACTCGCCATAAATGCAAATCAGAACTCTTTTATGAAtgacataaaaaagaaaaagaaaaccaagaacAACAAAAGCCCATAACCTCTCCTCCAACAGGACCTAAATGACCCGGTCACTTTAATTCAGTTCAGTGTTGTAATTTTGTTACTTTTGACCAGTCACTGCATATAACTGAGAAATACTTCCTgtacaaacaaaaagaagattTTCCAGTCCAAAATACTCAAACAGCTCTTAAATTATGTTCTCTACCATTGTAGCCTAGATTCCAAATgaatgaaatctgaaaaaatatttactgcaaTTATGCAAAATTGACCCACATATTTTGGTTGTTCCTGGTGGTTGAATGTAAATgcacatttgaaaatatttcctcaACCAAAATTTTCTTGTAAACCACATCAACTCCAATTAATcttacaaataaatacaaatcctTCAATATGGGTCAGCAAACATTAGAAATTGTTTACATTTATAGTAAAAAACAATAACTTGCAAGAACCTGCAAATAAGTATTTTGTTTCTATAGAGGTATATAGCCTTCCTAGTCAAGGCTCTGTGGCAATACTACATTTAATTTCAACTGCTGCCACTATTTTTCCTGTAACATCCCTGAAATTAAACACCAGCCTTGTTAGAGGatgaaacagtatttaaaaCTTGCTTGTTAGATATGTAGGAAATTCAGGGTGTTCCATGTAATCTATTAATATCAGACTTGCTCCTGTTGTTACTGTCAGAAGGCTTGTGTATCAAACAGTATGGCGAtaagcacaaagaaaaacatctgcACAGGAGGACACACTCTCCTTCTCTAGATAAGAATACTAAAATCAAAACATTAATGTACCTTATATGCCAGATGTCATACACTACAGATAGAAGGTTAATGGATATATCAGAGTGATAAAGAGAAGTCCCAAGTAGACCAACACTCTGGgtattttgattctttttagTTATACCATATGATGAAAACTTTTGCTTTTAGATATTCAGAGCACATCAGTATTTGTCCTCTGAGCAAGGTAATCAGAAAGTTAATCATTCAGTCCTAAAGGACTGTGGATGAAGCTAATAGATACTTGCAAGTTCTGACCTGCCCATGTACCTCCTTCATTGGAAAACCACTATTGCAGTGCACATCCACAAGCTGATCAACTCCATCTTcttcatggggaaaaaagctttctttccaaTTCCCTTATTTTATATGAAGTAATACAGCACAAATTCTCACTACAATAAGGCATATTAATTCTTCTTAACAGCATTTTGAAATTTAGAACTAGCCTGTTtatcattttaaagtaaaacagATCTTTAAAATAATCTCACTGACAGATTATGATTTCATTAATGTTCCTAAGCAAGGAAATATGTGGTCTATTATACAAATAAACATTCCCTGTGGTTCCAGTTATCTCCTGCTGGGAcaaaaaattgaagaaaattatGTTATCTTTTGTTAGTGTTGGAAGAATTTTCATCACATCTCTGCAACACCTAATTCTACAGTGAACCACAcaatgttttctaaataaatgGTCATGAAGGTCACATTCTCTTTCAGTCTGGCATTTAGATGGACAAAAGGACTGAGCCAGACTTTCTGTAAGATTGTAGCCAGAGGAGCTCTCTAAAGGTAATTTCAAGAAGATTTTCATCTATGATACTCAATGGAGTTTATGTTGGAACACATTCCTCCTGAGTCTGTAAATGCAAATGCTTGTCTACCTCATCACAGTGCTCAAACTCTTAAACATCACATCTGTGTCTATGTCCCAGTAATATAAAACTTAAAGAATAGCAGATGTCAGTCTACATTGTGTGTACAAAATCTAGATGTTGAGTTAAACTTTTAAAGAGGTAAAATAATCTGTTAAAATACTGTCAGTATTTCAATTGGCATGCTTCTGAATTTTTGGCATTTTGATAACTCTATAGAAGTCTTAATCTCAAAGAGACAAAACCTTCATGAATCTGGATCTCCATCAGctgacagaattatttttattgttttgaaatgtatattttaagttACTTCTTTACAAAGATGCTAAAAGACCTTAAGATCAAGAAGATATTTAGTAGAAGCAAATATACATTAACAGAATCATTTTAACCAAGCACAAAACAGGGATCAAAACTGACACACATGGATATATGAACCCAAATAAATGCAGTCCTTCAACAGTtcaaccaaacagaaaaaaaatgcttgagaGTGTTGTAATAGAGGATGAAGAGCAATagttaaaaaaacaagaacTCGGTATATGCAATTATATCACAGTTAACCAGGCAGAACTAGTGTACCCATACAGCTAACTGAAATTTCTAAAACCAGTACACTATGTAATCTACAGTATTCAAATCTTGTGTATGATACGTATAGACCATGTACTATTTGGCTGTGAACTTACACCAGAAGTTTAATGAACTTCTAGTAAGACATAAACATAGACATAAACATTGTTTCAGTATTTCCTGTCCTGTCAAAAATCAATCCCATCTAAACTTTCAACATTGTATTTGCCCTGTTGGTATAAAAGCCAACTCTATAAAAACTCTAACAAAAATCTTGGGAAAGAAACTGAATTGATACATCTGAAATTGCTCTACTCAAGCCATTTCTGGGACTGCTTCTTGGCTTAAAGTATAATATGCCAACACCCAAAAGACCCAGAGTACTGAAATAATGCCAGGAAGAAcagttttaattgttttttaagttaaaagaaaaagccaaagaaCATACAGCAATTCTGAGGTATGCTTCTCAGAAGTCAGCTCACTGAGGTGACATATACATTCTGCACTAATCAAAACTTCCTACAGGCTTTCCTCAAGTAGAGTTTATTGCAGTAAAGCAGCTGTATGTGAAAATGGGCCACCAGGAGAATGCTCAGTCCAACTTCTGCTAGAGGAATTTCTGTAATAACAAATGCCCCATcacaacataaatatttatcagGAAGCTTTTTAAAACAGCTAGTCACATCAAATGCAATAGGAACAGTAAGAGAAGTGTGAGAAAACTTCATTCATTCTGGACTTTGCACTTTTAATCAATGCTGTAACATAAACTGCTTTAATTGAATACCATTCTTTAGTATCTCTACCTTCCACAGGCTTGGACAGTAAAAGTAAGAATGTATTAGCTACTGAAGAATATTTGTGTTCTTCTTGAAATCCAGGCAAATTAGACTGAGACAGGATACAAATTTACTAGTTTGGCAAGGATGTATATTTCAAGAGTAGCTGTACGT from Anas platyrhynchos isolate ZD024472 breed Pekin duck chromosome 2, IASCAAS_PekinDuck_T2T, whole genome shotgun sequence encodes:
- the SFRP4 gene encoding secreted frizzled-related protein 4 isoform X3, producing the protein MLRALVAVSLWLRVSPRAQGAPCEAVRIPMCRPMPWNITRMPNHLHHSTQENAVLAIEQYEELVGTGCSPVLSFFLCAMYAPICTLEFLYDPIKPCRSVCQRARDGCEPIMRRYNHSWPDSLACDDLPVYDRGVCISPEAIVTDLPEVIHAKVKSVEKGNCNEITTMVEVKDILKSSMPIPLSQVPLITNSSCQCPPLQLKQDVLIMCYEWRSRLMLLDGCLVEKWKDQLNKRFKRWEQRLQEQKLRMARSKNQNAGRSGRSGPPKPATKNTNPLVSGPKKATKPRNGQKEANAKKV